One segment of Rissa tridactyla isolate bRisTri1 chromosome 17, bRisTri1.patW.cur.20221130, whole genome shotgun sequence DNA contains the following:
- the SIDT2 gene encoding SID1 transmembrane family member 2 isoform X8 yields MASAGAAALARALLAWALVALPLALPQPHGCRKVVEKEASFDTTYADWVDADLLNIYAFNHSVRRNWTEGVRVSVNVLSDHKDLPVLFVVRQKEAVVSFQVPLILRGLYQRKYAYQEVSRTLCQPQTKAEVETQHFYVDVSTLSLNASYQLRVTRVENFVLRTNERFGFNATAAQPQYFKYEFPEGVDSVIVKVTSAMAFPCSVISIQDILCPVYDLDNNVAFIGMYQTMTKKAAITVQKKDFPSNSFYVVVVVKTEDEACGGALPYYPLSKHASPDEPVDQHNRQKMLEVMVSPAITSEAYVSSVLFCLGIFLSFYVLTLVIACWESCRQQKRKGLLAAMDSPSLDTASLLGHARSIPDSFLGRAPYDSYGYGSFGNGSSSSAEGVTDSMGSAEVSYGYVGQEQFKRRTPSAPMRPLSIAMGERSLENVAGRPRLDSLSSIEEDDYDTLADIDYDKNVIRTKQYLCVADLARKDKRVLRKKYQIYFWNIATIAVFYALPVVQLVITYQTVVNVTGNQDICYYNFLCAHPLGNLSAFNNILSNLGYVLLGLLFLLIILQREINYNRALMRNDTNALECGIPKHFGLFYAMGTALMMEGLLSACYHVCPNYTNFQFDTSFMYMIAGLCMLKLYQKRHPDINASAYSAYACLALVIFFSVVGVVFGKGNTAFWIVFSVIHIVATLLLSTQLYYMGRWKLDSGILRRILHVLYTDCIRQCSGPMYVDRMVLLVMGNIINWSLSAAASASSSSPCSALSAPRWSGASPSSSSSRGSAPGRKRQPSRGSTTVTASCSTSSTTTTSGTSSPPSPCSAPSWCC; encoded by the exons ATGGCGAGCGCCGGGGCGGCCGCGCTGGCCCGGGCGCTGCTGGCCTGGGCGCTGGTGGCCCTGCCGCtcgccctgccccagccccacgggtgCCGGAAGGTGGTGGAGAAGGAGGCCAGCTTCGACACCACCTACGCCGACTGGGTGGACGCCGACCTGCTCAACATCTACGCCTTCAACCACAGCGTCCGGAGGAACTGG ACGGAGGGGGTGCGCGTGTCGGTGAACGTCCTCTCCGACCACAAGGACTTGCCCGTCCTCTTCGTGGTGAGGCAGAAGGAGGCGGTGGTCTCCTTCCAGGTGCCGCTCATCCTCCGGGGACT GTATCAGCGGAAATACGCGTACCAGGAGGTGAGCCGCACGCTCTGCCAGCCCCAGACCAAGGCGGAGGTGGAGACCCAGCACTTCTACGTGGACGTCTCCACGCTGTCCCTCAACGCCTCCTACCAGCTGCGGGTCACCCGGGTGGAGAACTTTGTGCTGCG GACGAACGAACGGTTCGGCTTCAACGCCACGGCCGCTCAGCCGCAG TATTTCAAGTATGAGTTCCCCGAGGGAGTGGACTCGGTGATCGTGAAGGTGACCTCGGCCATGGCCTTCCCCTGCTCCGTCATCTCCATCCAGGACATCTTG TGCCCCGTCTACGACTTGGACAACAACGTGGCCTTCATCGGGATGTACCAGACCATGACGAAGAAGGCAGCCATCACGGTGCAG AAGAAGGATTTCCCCAGCAACAGCTTCtacgtggtggtggtggtgaagacGGAGGATGAGGCGTGCGGGGGGGCTTTGCCCTACTACCCCCTCTCCAAACATGCCTCCCCAG ATGAGCCTGTGGATCAGCACAACCGGCAGAAGATGCTGGAGGTGATGGTGTCGCCCGCCATAACCT CGGAGGCCTATGTCAGCAGCGTGCTTTTCTGCCTGGGCATCTTCCTCTCCTTCTACGTCCTCACACTGGTCATTGCCTGCTGGGAGAGCTGCCG gcagcagaagaggaaggggCTCCTGGCAGCCATGGACTCGCCCAGCCTGGACACAG CATCTCTACTGG GGCATGCCCGCAGCATCCCCGACTCCTTCCTGGGCCGTGCTCCCTACGACAGCTACGGTTACGGCTCCTTCG GCAACGGTTCCTCCAGCAGTGCCGAGGGCGTCACAGACAGCATGGGCTCGGCAGAAGTCTCCTATGGCTACGTGG GGCAGGAGCAGTTCAAGCGGCGCACGCCCTCCGCCCCGATGAGGCCGCTGAGCATTGCCATGG GGGAGCGGTCGCTGGAGAACGTGGCCGGCCGGCCGCGCCTGGACTCTCTCAGCTCCATCGAGGAGGATGACTACGACACGCTGGCCGACATCGACTACGACAAGAATGTCATCCGCACCAAG CAATACCTCTGCGTGGCCGACCTGGCCCGCAAGGACAAGCGGGTGCTGCGGAAGAAGTACCAGATCTACTTCTG GAACATCGCCACCATCGCTGTCTTCTACGCCCTCCCCGTCGTCCAGCTCGTCATCACCTACCAGACG GTTGTGAACGTCACGGGCAACCAGGACATCTGCTACTACAACTTTCTGTGCGCCCACCCGCTGGGGAACCTCAG CGCCTTCAACAACATCCTCAGCAACCTGGGCTACGTCCTGCTGGGCTTGCTCTTCCTGCTCATCATCCTGCAGCGGGAGATCAACTACAACCGGGCCCTCATGCGCAACGACACCAACGCCCTG GAGTGCGGCATCCCCAAGCACTTTGGGCTCTTCTACGCCATGGGCACCGCGCTGATGATGGAGGGGCTGCTCAGCGCCTGCTACCACGTCTGCCCCAACTACACCAACTTCCAGTTTG ACACCTCCTTCATGTACATGATCGCGGGGCTCTGCATGCTGAAGCTCTACCAGAAACGCCACCCGGACATCAACGCCAGCGCCTACAGCGCCTACGCCTGCCTGGCCCTCGTCATCTTCTTCTCCGTCGTCGGCGTG GTCTTCGGCAAGGGGAACACAGCCTTCTGGATCGTCTTCTCCGTCATCCACATCGTGGCCACCCTGCTGCTGAGCACCCAGCTCTACTACATGGGCCGCTGGAAGCTGG aCTCGGGCATCCTGCGCAGGATCCTGCACGTGCTGTACACGGACTGCATCCGGCAGTGCAGCGGGCCCATGTACGTG GATCGGATGGTGCTCCTGGTCATGGGAAACATCATCAACTGGTCGCT CTCCGCAGCGGCGAGCGCATCAAGCTCATCCCCTTGCTCTGCATTGTCGGCACCTCGGTGGTCTGGGGCTTCgccctcttcttcttcttccaggGGCTCAGCACCTGGCAG aaAACGCCAGCCGAGTCGCGGGAGCACAACCGTGACTGCATCCTGCTCGACTTCTTCGACGACCACGACATCTGGCACTTCCTCTCCTCCATCGCCATGTTCGGCTCCTTCCTG GTGCTGCTGA
- the SIDT2 gene encoding SID1 transmembrane family member 2 isoform X9, whose product MASAGAAALARALLAWALVALPLALPQPHGCRKVVEKEASFDTTYADWVDADLLNIYAFNHSVRRNWTEGVRVSVNVLSDHKDLPVLFVVRQKEAVVSFQVPLILRGLYQRKYAYQEVSRTLCQPQTKAEVETQHFYVDVSTLSLNASYQLRVTRVENFVLRTNERFGFNATAAQPQYFKYEFPEGVDSVIVKVTSAMAFPCSVISIQDILCPVYDLDNNVAFIGMYQTMTKKAAITVQKKDFPSNSFYVVVVVKTEDEACGGALPYYPLSKHASPDEPVDQHNRQKMLEVMVSPAITSEAYVSSVLFCLGIFLSFYVLTLVIACWESCRQQKRKGLLAAMDSPSLDTASLLGHARSIPDSFLGRAPYDSYGYGSFGNGSSSSAEGVTDSMGSAEVSYGYVGQEQFKRRTPSAPMRPLSIAMGERSLENVAGRPRLDSLSSIEEDDYDTLADIDYDKNVIRTKQYLCVADLARKDKRVLRKKYQIYFWNIATIAVFYALPVVQLVITYQTVVNVTGNQDICYYNFLCAHPLGNLSAFNNILSNLGYVLLGLLFLLIILQREINYNRALMRNDTNALECGIPKHFGLFYAMGTALMMEGLLSACYHVCPNYTNFQFDTSFMYMIAGLCMLKLYQKRHPDINASAYSAYACLALVIFFSVVGVVFGKGNTAFWIVFSVIHIVATLLLSTQLYYMGRWKLDSGILRRILHVLYTDCIRQCSGPMIGWCSWSWETSSTGRSPQRRAHQAHPLALHCRHLGGLGLRPLLLLPGAQHLAENASRVAGAQP is encoded by the exons ATGGCGAGCGCCGGGGCGGCCGCGCTGGCCCGGGCGCTGCTGGCCTGGGCGCTGGTGGCCCTGCCGCtcgccctgccccagccccacgggtgCCGGAAGGTGGTGGAGAAGGAGGCCAGCTTCGACACCACCTACGCCGACTGGGTGGACGCCGACCTGCTCAACATCTACGCCTTCAACCACAGCGTCCGGAGGAACTGG ACGGAGGGGGTGCGCGTGTCGGTGAACGTCCTCTCCGACCACAAGGACTTGCCCGTCCTCTTCGTGGTGAGGCAGAAGGAGGCGGTGGTCTCCTTCCAGGTGCCGCTCATCCTCCGGGGACT GTATCAGCGGAAATACGCGTACCAGGAGGTGAGCCGCACGCTCTGCCAGCCCCAGACCAAGGCGGAGGTGGAGACCCAGCACTTCTACGTGGACGTCTCCACGCTGTCCCTCAACGCCTCCTACCAGCTGCGGGTCACCCGGGTGGAGAACTTTGTGCTGCG GACGAACGAACGGTTCGGCTTCAACGCCACGGCCGCTCAGCCGCAG TATTTCAAGTATGAGTTCCCCGAGGGAGTGGACTCGGTGATCGTGAAGGTGACCTCGGCCATGGCCTTCCCCTGCTCCGTCATCTCCATCCAGGACATCTTG TGCCCCGTCTACGACTTGGACAACAACGTGGCCTTCATCGGGATGTACCAGACCATGACGAAGAAGGCAGCCATCACGGTGCAG AAGAAGGATTTCCCCAGCAACAGCTTCtacgtggtggtggtggtgaagacGGAGGATGAGGCGTGCGGGGGGGCTTTGCCCTACTACCCCCTCTCCAAACATGCCTCCCCAG ATGAGCCTGTGGATCAGCACAACCGGCAGAAGATGCTGGAGGTGATGGTGTCGCCCGCCATAACCT CGGAGGCCTATGTCAGCAGCGTGCTTTTCTGCCTGGGCATCTTCCTCTCCTTCTACGTCCTCACACTGGTCATTGCCTGCTGGGAGAGCTGCCG gcagcagaagaggaaggggCTCCTGGCAGCCATGGACTCGCCCAGCCTGGACACAG CATCTCTACTGG GGCATGCCCGCAGCATCCCCGACTCCTTCCTGGGCCGTGCTCCCTACGACAGCTACGGTTACGGCTCCTTCG GCAACGGTTCCTCCAGCAGTGCCGAGGGCGTCACAGACAGCATGGGCTCGGCAGAAGTCTCCTATGGCTACGTGG GGCAGGAGCAGTTCAAGCGGCGCACGCCCTCCGCCCCGATGAGGCCGCTGAGCATTGCCATGG GGGAGCGGTCGCTGGAGAACGTGGCCGGCCGGCCGCGCCTGGACTCTCTCAGCTCCATCGAGGAGGATGACTACGACACGCTGGCCGACATCGACTACGACAAGAATGTCATCCGCACCAAG CAATACCTCTGCGTGGCCGACCTGGCCCGCAAGGACAAGCGGGTGCTGCGGAAGAAGTACCAGATCTACTTCTG GAACATCGCCACCATCGCTGTCTTCTACGCCCTCCCCGTCGTCCAGCTCGTCATCACCTACCAGACG GTTGTGAACGTCACGGGCAACCAGGACATCTGCTACTACAACTTTCTGTGCGCCCACCCGCTGGGGAACCTCAG CGCCTTCAACAACATCCTCAGCAACCTGGGCTACGTCCTGCTGGGCTTGCTCTTCCTGCTCATCATCCTGCAGCGGGAGATCAACTACAACCGGGCCCTCATGCGCAACGACACCAACGCCCTG GAGTGCGGCATCCCCAAGCACTTTGGGCTCTTCTACGCCATGGGCACCGCGCTGATGATGGAGGGGCTGCTCAGCGCCTGCTACCACGTCTGCCCCAACTACACCAACTTCCAGTTTG ACACCTCCTTCATGTACATGATCGCGGGGCTCTGCATGCTGAAGCTCTACCAGAAACGCCACCCGGACATCAACGCCAGCGCCTACAGCGCCTACGCCTGCCTGGCCCTCGTCATCTTCTTCTCCGTCGTCGGCGTG GTCTTCGGCAAGGGGAACACAGCCTTCTGGATCGTCTTCTCCGTCATCCACATCGTGGCCACCCTGCTGCTGAGCACCCAGCTCTACTACATGGGCCGCTGGAAGCTGG aCTCGGGCATCCTGCGCAGGATCCTGCACGTGCTGTACACGGACTGCATCCGGCAGTGCAGCGGGCCCAT GATCGGATGGTGCTCCTGGTCATGGGAAACATCATCAACTGGTCGCT CTCCGCAGCGGCGAGCGCATCAAGCTCATCCCCTTGCTCTGCATTGTCGGCACCTCGGTGGTCTGGGGCTTCgccctcttcttcttcttccaggGGCTCAGCACCTGGCAG aaAACGCCAGCCGAGTCGCGGGAGCACAACCGTGA
- the SIDT2 gene encoding SID1 transmembrane family member 2 isoform X3, whose product MASAGAAALARALLAWALVALPLALPQPHGCRKVVEKEASFDTTYADWVDADLLNIYAFNHSVRRNWTEGVRVSVNVLSDHKDLPVLFVVRQKEAVVSFQVPLILRGLYQRKYAYQEVSRTLCQPQTKAEVETQHFYVDVSTLSLNASYQLRVTRVENFVLRTNERFGFNATAAQPQYFKYEFPEGVDSVIVKVTSAMAFPCSVISIQDILCPVYDLDNNVAFIGMYQTMTKKAAITVQKKDFPSNSFYVVVVVKTEDEACGGALPYYPLSKHASPDEPVDQHNRQKMLEVMVSPAITSEAYVSSVLFCLGIFLSFYVLTLVIACWESCRQQKRKGLLAAMDSPSLDTASLLGHARSIPDSFLGRAPYDSYGYGSFGNGSSSSAEGVTDSMGSAEVSYGYVGQEQFKRRTPSAPMRPLSIAMGERSLENVAGRPRLDSLSSIEEDDYDTLADIDYDKNVIRTKQYLCVADLARKDKRVLRKKYQIYFWNIATIAVFYALPVVQLVITYQTVVNVTGNQDICYYNFLCAHPLGNLSAFNNILSNLGYVLLGLLFLLIILQREINYNRALMRNDTNALECGIPKHFGLFYAMGTALMMEGLLSACYHVCPNYTNFQFDTSFMYMIAGLCMLKLYQKRHPDINASAYSAYACLALVIFFSVVGVVFGKGNTAFWIVFSVIHIVATLLLSTQLYYMGRWKLDSGILRRILHVLYTDCIRQCSGPMYVDRMVLLVMGNIINWSLAAYGLIVRPNDFASYLLAIGICNLLLYFAFYIIMKLRSGERIKLIPLLCIVGTSVVWGFALFFFFQGLSTWQKTPAESREHNRDCILLDFFDDHDIWHFLSSIAMFGSFLVLLTLDDDLDCVQRDKIYVF is encoded by the exons ATGGCGAGCGCCGGGGCGGCCGCGCTGGCCCGGGCGCTGCTGGCCTGGGCGCTGGTGGCCCTGCCGCtcgccctgccccagccccacgggtgCCGGAAGGTGGTGGAGAAGGAGGCCAGCTTCGACACCACCTACGCCGACTGGGTGGACGCCGACCTGCTCAACATCTACGCCTTCAACCACAGCGTCCGGAGGAACTGG ACGGAGGGGGTGCGCGTGTCGGTGAACGTCCTCTCCGACCACAAGGACTTGCCCGTCCTCTTCGTGGTGAGGCAGAAGGAGGCGGTGGTCTCCTTCCAGGTGCCGCTCATCCTCCGGGGACT GTATCAGCGGAAATACGCGTACCAGGAGGTGAGCCGCACGCTCTGCCAGCCCCAGACCAAGGCGGAGGTGGAGACCCAGCACTTCTACGTGGACGTCTCCACGCTGTCCCTCAACGCCTCCTACCAGCTGCGGGTCACCCGGGTGGAGAACTTTGTGCTGCG GACGAACGAACGGTTCGGCTTCAACGCCACGGCCGCTCAGCCGCAG TATTTCAAGTATGAGTTCCCCGAGGGAGTGGACTCGGTGATCGTGAAGGTGACCTCGGCCATGGCCTTCCCCTGCTCCGTCATCTCCATCCAGGACATCTTG TGCCCCGTCTACGACTTGGACAACAACGTGGCCTTCATCGGGATGTACCAGACCATGACGAAGAAGGCAGCCATCACGGTGCAG AAGAAGGATTTCCCCAGCAACAGCTTCtacgtggtggtggtggtgaagacGGAGGATGAGGCGTGCGGGGGGGCTTTGCCCTACTACCCCCTCTCCAAACATGCCTCCCCAG ATGAGCCTGTGGATCAGCACAACCGGCAGAAGATGCTGGAGGTGATGGTGTCGCCCGCCATAACCT CGGAGGCCTATGTCAGCAGCGTGCTTTTCTGCCTGGGCATCTTCCTCTCCTTCTACGTCCTCACACTGGTCATTGCCTGCTGGGAGAGCTGCCG gcagcagaagaggaaggggCTCCTGGCAGCCATGGACTCGCCCAGCCTGGACACAG CATCTCTACTGG GGCATGCCCGCAGCATCCCCGACTCCTTCCTGGGCCGTGCTCCCTACGACAGCTACGGTTACGGCTCCTTCG GCAACGGTTCCTCCAGCAGTGCCGAGGGCGTCACAGACAGCATGGGCTCGGCAGAAGTCTCCTATGGCTACGTGG GGCAGGAGCAGTTCAAGCGGCGCACGCCCTCCGCCCCGATGAGGCCGCTGAGCATTGCCATGG GGGAGCGGTCGCTGGAGAACGTGGCCGGCCGGCCGCGCCTGGACTCTCTCAGCTCCATCGAGGAGGATGACTACGACACGCTGGCCGACATCGACTACGACAAGAATGTCATCCGCACCAAG CAATACCTCTGCGTGGCCGACCTGGCCCGCAAGGACAAGCGGGTGCTGCGGAAGAAGTACCAGATCTACTTCTG GAACATCGCCACCATCGCTGTCTTCTACGCCCTCCCCGTCGTCCAGCTCGTCATCACCTACCAGACG GTTGTGAACGTCACGGGCAACCAGGACATCTGCTACTACAACTTTCTGTGCGCCCACCCGCTGGGGAACCTCAG CGCCTTCAACAACATCCTCAGCAACCTGGGCTACGTCCTGCTGGGCTTGCTCTTCCTGCTCATCATCCTGCAGCGGGAGATCAACTACAACCGGGCCCTCATGCGCAACGACACCAACGCCCTG GAGTGCGGCATCCCCAAGCACTTTGGGCTCTTCTACGCCATGGGCACCGCGCTGATGATGGAGGGGCTGCTCAGCGCCTGCTACCACGTCTGCCCCAACTACACCAACTTCCAGTTTG ACACCTCCTTCATGTACATGATCGCGGGGCTCTGCATGCTGAAGCTCTACCAGAAACGCCACCCGGACATCAACGCCAGCGCCTACAGCGCCTACGCCTGCCTGGCCCTCGTCATCTTCTTCTCCGTCGTCGGCGTG GTCTTCGGCAAGGGGAACACAGCCTTCTGGATCGTCTTCTCCGTCATCCACATCGTGGCCACCCTGCTGCTGAGCACCCAGCTCTACTACATGGGCCGCTGGAAGCTGG aCTCGGGCATCCTGCGCAGGATCCTGCACGTGCTGTACACGGACTGCATCCGGCAGTGCAGCGGGCCCATGTACGTG GATCGGATGGTGCTCCTGGTCATGGGAAACATCATCAACTGGTCGCT CGCTGCCTACGGCCTCATTGTCCGCCCCAATGACTTCGCTTCCTACCTGCTGGCCATCGGCATCTGCAACCTCCTCCTCTACTTTGCCTTCTACATCATCATGAAG CTCCGCAGCGGCGAGCGCATCAAGCTCATCCCCTTGCTCTGCATTGTCGGCACCTCGGTGGTCTGGGGCTTCgccctcttcttcttcttccaggGGCTCAGCACCTGGCAG aaAACGCCAGCCGAGTCGCGGGAGCACAACCGTGACTGCATCCTGCTCGACTTCTTCGACGACCACGACATCTGGCACTTCCTCTCCTCCATCGCCATGTTCGGCTCCTTCCTG GTGCTGCTGACGCTGGACGATGACCTGGACTGCGTCCAGCGGGACAAGATCTACGTCTTCTAG
- the SIDT2 gene encoding SID1 transmembrane family member 2 isoform X1, whose protein sequence is MASAGAAALARALLAWALVALPLALPQPHGCRKVVEKEASFDTTYADWVDADLLNIYAFNHSVRRNWTEGVRVSVNVLSDHKDLPVLFVVRQKEAVVSFQVPLILRGLYQRKYAYQEVSRTLCQPQTKAEVETQHFYVDVSTLSLNASYQLRVTRVENFVLRTNERFGFNATAAQPQYFKYEFPEGVDSVIVKVTSAMAFPCSVISIQDILCPVYDLDNNVAFIGMYQTMTKKAAITVQKKDFPSNSFYVVVVVKTEDEACGGALPYYPLSKHASPDEPVDQHNRQKMLEVMVSPAITSEAYVSSVLFCLGIFLSFYVLTLVIACWESCRQQKRKGLLAAMDSPSLDTASLLGHARSIPDSFLGRAPYDSYGYGSFGNGSSSSAEGVTDSMGSAEVSYGYVGQEQFKRRTPSAPMRPLSIAMGERSLENVAGRPRLDSLSSIEEDDYDTLADIDYDKNVIRTKQYLCVADLARKDKRVLRKKYQIYFWNIATIAVFYALPVVQLVITYQTVVNVTGNQDICYYNFLCAHPLGNLSAFNNILSNLGYVLLGLLFLLIILQREINYNRALMRNDTNALECGIPKHFGLFYAMGTALMMEGLLSACYHVCPNYTNFQFDTSFMYMIAGLCMLKLYQKRHPDINASAYSAYACLALVIFFSVVGVVFGKGNTAFWIVFSVIHIVATLLLSTQLYYMGRWKLDSGILRRILHVLYTDCIRQCSGPMYVDRMVLLVMGNIINWSLAAYGLIVRPNDFASYLLAIGICNLLLYFAFYIIMKLRSGERIKLIPLLCIVGTSVVWGFALFFFFQGLSTWQKTPAESREHNRDCILLDFFDDHDIWHFLSSIAMFGSFLVGAGCRCRGCPLPGPPRLTGSPLPSPRRCC, encoded by the exons ATGGCGAGCGCCGGGGCGGCCGCGCTGGCCCGGGCGCTGCTGGCCTGGGCGCTGGTGGCCCTGCCGCtcgccctgccccagccccacgggtgCCGGAAGGTGGTGGAGAAGGAGGCCAGCTTCGACACCACCTACGCCGACTGGGTGGACGCCGACCTGCTCAACATCTACGCCTTCAACCACAGCGTCCGGAGGAACTGG ACGGAGGGGGTGCGCGTGTCGGTGAACGTCCTCTCCGACCACAAGGACTTGCCCGTCCTCTTCGTGGTGAGGCAGAAGGAGGCGGTGGTCTCCTTCCAGGTGCCGCTCATCCTCCGGGGACT GTATCAGCGGAAATACGCGTACCAGGAGGTGAGCCGCACGCTCTGCCAGCCCCAGACCAAGGCGGAGGTGGAGACCCAGCACTTCTACGTGGACGTCTCCACGCTGTCCCTCAACGCCTCCTACCAGCTGCGGGTCACCCGGGTGGAGAACTTTGTGCTGCG GACGAACGAACGGTTCGGCTTCAACGCCACGGCCGCTCAGCCGCAG TATTTCAAGTATGAGTTCCCCGAGGGAGTGGACTCGGTGATCGTGAAGGTGACCTCGGCCATGGCCTTCCCCTGCTCCGTCATCTCCATCCAGGACATCTTG TGCCCCGTCTACGACTTGGACAACAACGTGGCCTTCATCGGGATGTACCAGACCATGACGAAGAAGGCAGCCATCACGGTGCAG AAGAAGGATTTCCCCAGCAACAGCTTCtacgtggtggtggtggtgaagacGGAGGATGAGGCGTGCGGGGGGGCTTTGCCCTACTACCCCCTCTCCAAACATGCCTCCCCAG ATGAGCCTGTGGATCAGCACAACCGGCAGAAGATGCTGGAGGTGATGGTGTCGCCCGCCATAACCT CGGAGGCCTATGTCAGCAGCGTGCTTTTCTGCCTGGGCATCTTCCTCTCCTTCTACGTCCTCACACTGGTCATTGCCTGCTGGGAGAGCTGCCG gcagcagaagaggaaggggCTCCTGGCAGCCATGGACTCGCCCAGCCTGGACACAG CATCTCTACTGG GGCATGCCCGCAGCATCCCCGACTCCTTCCTGGGCCGTGCTCCCTACGACAGCTACGGTTACGGCTCCTTCG GCAACGGTTCCTCCAGCAGTGCCGAGGGCGTCACAGACAGCATGGGCTCGGCAGAAGTCTCCTATGGCTACGTGG GGCAGGAGCAGTTCAAGCGGCGCACGCCCTCCGCCCCGATGAGGCCGCTGAGCATTGCCATGG GGGAGCGGTCGCTGGAGAACGTGGCCGGCCGGCCGCGCCTGGACTCTCTCAGCTCCATCGAGGAGGATGACTACGACACGCTGGCCGACATCGACTACGACAAGAATGTCATCCGCACCAAG CAATACCTCTGCGTGGCCGACCTGGCCCGCAAGGACAAGCGGGTGCTGCGGAAGAAGTACCAGATCTACTTCTG GAACATCGCCACCATCGCTGTCTTCTACGCCCTCCCCGTCGTCCAGCTCGTCATCACCTACCAGACG GTTGTGAACGTCACGGGCAACCAGGACATCTGCTACTACAACTTTCTGTGCGCCCACCCGCTGGGGAACCTCAG CGCCTTCAACAACATCCTCAGCAACCTGGGCTACGTCCTGCTGGGCTTGCTCTTCCTGCTCATCATCCTGCAGCGGGAGATCAACTACAACCGGGCCCTCATGCGCAACGACACCAACGCCCTG GAGTGCGGCATCCCCAAGCACTTTGGGCTCTTCTACGCCATGGGCACCGCGCTGATGATGGAGGGGCTGCTCAGCGCCTGCTACCACGTCTGCCCCAACTACACCAACTTCCAGTTTG ACACCTCCTTCATGTACATGATCGCGGGGCTCTGCATGCTGAAGCTCTACCAGAAACGCCACCCGGACATCAACGCCAGCGCCTACAGCGCCTACGCCTGCCTGGCCCTCGTCATCTTCTTCTCCGTCGTCGGCGTG GTCTTCGGCAAGGGGAACACAGCCTTCTGGATCGTCTTCTCCGTCATCCACATCGTGGCCACCCTGCTGCTGAGCACCCAGCTCTACTACATGGGCCGCTGGAAGCTGG aCTCGGGCATCCTGCGCAGGATCCTGCACGTGCTGTACACGGACTGCATCCGGCAGTGCAGCGGGCCCATGTACGTG GATCGGATGGTGCTCCTGGTCATGGGAAACATCATCAACTGGTCGCT CGCTGCCTACGGCCTCATTGTCCGCCCCAATGACTTCGCTTCCTACCTGCTGGCCATCGGCATCTGCAACCTCCTCCTCTACTTTGCCTTCTACATCATCATGAAG CTCCGCAGCGGCGAGCGCATCAAGCTCATCCCCTTGCTCTGCATTGTCGGCACCTCGGTGGTCTGGGGCTTCgccctcttcttcttcttccaggGGCTCAGCACCTGGCAG aaAACGCCAGCCGAGTCGCGGGAGCACAACCGTGACTGCATCCTGCTCGACTTCTTCGACGACCACGACATCTGGCACTTCCTCTCCTCCATCGCCATGTTCGGCTCCTTCCTGGTAGGTGCTGGCTGCCGCTGTCGCGGCTGCCCgctgcccggccccccccggctcaCCGGGTCCCCGCTGCCTTCCCCCCGCAGGTGCTGCTGA